From a single Pseudalkalibacillus hwajinpoensis genomic region:
- a CDS encoding response regulator, translating into MKINVLLIEDDPMVQEVNRQFIERVDGFQVIGVGNTGEEGIVLAKKLKPDLIILDVYMPEKNGIQTLKLIRREGLNVEVIAITAANDRETIQTMLHHGARDYIIKPFKFERLHQALREFLLYKSRLSASGKLSQEELDQLNGSSVQSEIDMSVSAQLPKGLNHQTMKQIIHYMEKQAQPLSAEEAADGLGIARVTARRYLDNLQKTGKVHLNIQYGGVGRPLNRYSLWKSSSK; encoded by the coding sequence TTGAAGATCAACGTTTTATTAATTGAAGACGACCCAATGGTTCAGGAAGTGAATCGTCAATTTATCGAACGAGTTGATGGTTTTCAAGTTATAGGAGTTGGGAATACAGGAGAAGAGGGAATTGTACTTGCAAAGAAGCTTAAACCCGACCTAATTATTCTAGATGTTTACATGCCTGAAAAAAACGGTATTCAAACATTAAAGTTAATTAGAAGAGAAGGTTTAAATGTGGAAGTGATTGCGATAACAGCTGCAAATGATCGCGAAACTATCCAAACGATGCTACACCATGGCGCGCGAGATTATATTATTAAACCATTTAAATTCGAAAGACTCCATCAAGCATTACGAGAATTTCTACTATATAAATCCAGATTAAGTGCGAGTGGAAAACTGTCCCAAGAAGAGCTCGATCAGTTGAATGGTTCTTCAGTTCAAAGTGAAATAGATATGTCAGTAAGTGCTCAGTTGCCAAAAGGATTAAATCATCAGACAATGAAACAAATCATTCATTATATGGAAAAGCAGGCGCAGCCACTTTCTGCTGAAGAAGCAGCGGATGGGCTAGGAATTGCAAGAGTGACAGCGAGAAGATACCTCGATAACCTTCAAAAAACAGGGAAAGTCCACCTGAATATTCAATACGGAGGGGTGGGGAGACCGCTCAACCGCTATTCATTGTGGAAGAGTTCTTCTAAATAA
- a CDS encoding TAXI family TRAP transporter solute-binding subunit — translation MKSKVLVTLMLALAMILSACGGGNSAGGNSSEDSSGSSQSLVFGTGGTSGSYYPIGGALKPIFEQSESVGNITVESTGASVANIQNIQDGLNQMAIVMSDVAYDAVEGKGQFEGKKVDIKALAGMYPNVVQIVATKDSGIETVEDLKGKKVGVGKVGSGVEQSAQKVLEAVDLTYDDLSKVTHTGYADSVQEMKNGNLDAAFFTSGVPNSNITDLMQQNEITFVEIKGDTAEALKEKYPFYKDYTIPAGDEAKYNLENEVVTVGIQNMIIVSADLEEELVQDLTKRYYDYLGSDEVAVGVLKQLDRDEIAKGLIAPLHPGAEAFYEEQGILE, via the coding sequence TTGAAATCAAAAGTACTTGTTACCCTAATGCTTGCACTTGCTATGATTCTTTCAGCCTGCGGGGGAGGAAATTCAGCAGGTGGAAATAGTAGTGAGGATTCTTCAGGTTCTTCACAATCACTCGTATTTGGCACAGGCGGAACATCAGGGTCTTACTATCCAATTGGAGGAGCGCTTAAACCTATTTTCGAACAGAGTGAGTCTGTTGGGAATATTACAGTAGAATCAACAGGAGCTTCGGTAGCAAATATTCAAAACATCCAAGATGGCTTGAATCAAATGGCTATTGTAATGAGTGATGTCGCTTATGATGCCGTAGAAGGTAAAGGGCAATTTGAAGGAAAGAAAGTAGATATTAAGGCGCTAGCTGGCATGTATCCTAATGTTGTTCAAATCGTTGCAACTAAAGATAGCGGGATTGAGACGGTAGAAGATTTGAAAGGGAAAAAAGTAGGTGTTGGAAAAGTAGGTTCCGGGGTTGAACAAAGTGCACAAAAAGTACTTGAAGCCGTAGACTTAACTTATGACGACCTTTCTAAAGTAACTCACACTGGCTATGCAGATAGTGTTCAAGAAATGAAAAATGGTAATCTGGATGCAGCATTCTTCACCTCAGGTGTACCTAACAGCAATATTACTGACCTAATGCAACAAAATGAAATCACTTTTGTGGAAATTAAAGGAGATACGGCTGAAGCTCTTAAGGAAAAGTACCCTTTCTACAAAGATTATACAATTCCGGCTGGCGATGAAGCTAAATATAATCTTGAAAATGAAGTTGTAACAGTTGGTATTCAAAACATGATTATTGTATCTGCTGATCTAGAAGAAGAATTGGTACAGGATCTAACAAAACGATATTATGATTATCTTGGTTCAGATGAAGTAGCGGTAGGAGTTTTGAAACAGCTTGATCGTGATGAGATCGCTAAAGGTCTTATAGCTCCGCTTCATCCAGGTGCAGAGGCATTTTATGAGGAACAAGGCATACTTGAATAG
- a CDS encoding DUF1850 domain-containing protein, protein MNRKKRGHRIGAPVFRKIVFVITVLCITLLLIPIQVLIIEGKENNEAIYIGASDFTLQWEHSVEKEEWEEFFVLNDSGILLTHTRFKTFGAGVPSDAGTNSFIKNGWVYMTGINRVIGNSLYFRTGNTTKHRITVDGQSDKLKANSSYHVTVKQLNLIKALLYKIQVR, encoded by the coding sequence TTGAATAGAAAAAAACGGGGGCATCGAATCGGTGCTCCCGTTTTTAGAAAGATAGTTTTTGTGATTACGGTCCTTTGTATCACTTTGTTATTAATCCCCATTCAAGTTCTTATAATTGAAGGAAAGGAAAACAATGAAGCCATTTATATAGGGGCATCAGACTTTACGCTTCAATGGGAACATTCTGTAGAAAAGGAAGAGTGGGAGGAGTTTTTTGTACTTAACGATTCCGGTATTCTTCTCACTCATACACGGTTTAAAACCTTTGGAGCAGGTGTGCCAAGTGATGCTGGTACCAATTCTTTTATCAAAAATGGTTGGGTGTACATGACAGGTATTAATCGTGTAATTGGAAACAGTCTTTATTTCCGTACTGGCAACACAACGAAACACCGAATAACGGTAGATGGACAAAGCGACAAGCTTAAGGCAAACAGTTCTTATCATGTGACTGTTAAACAACTTAACCTGATTAAAGCTTTGCTATATAAAATACAAGTTAGATGA
- a CDS encoding sensor histidine kinase: MARRVPIKAKIMILSFGVVLFSIIIAGIIATGKIYEENENKLGEKGLSTGRIVANLPEVQQSLVESEGWYQINPIVNQIRTVNGADYIVVLDANRIRYSHPVEEKLGTVSAGKDEGAAFAEHSYVSKAKGEMGVAIRSFVPIMNKKHEQIGVVVVGNMLPGIASVILSIKSELILIAFLALGFGMIGSWLLARQIKKETFQLEPYEISRLLMERTATFQAMNEGVIAVDLQGKIMIFNDKAKHILDIIDDVIDMSIDEVLSNSKLKEVLTGEQALDREEVTSGRKVLMISRVPISVGEEIVGTVSVFQDRTEVAQMAEELTGVKNFVEALRVQNHESMNRLHTIAGLIQLDQKEKALNYVFDVSQKDEELSGFLSKNVKDYRISGLLISKMKRAKELGIELSINQNSRMERAPQLIDSHDIVLVIGNLIENAFHSFKGLERKERIIEISLIEYEGEFVITAEDNGCGIPMAIQDRVLTRGFTTKGSQGSGLGLYLIKRTIEKGKGEIYLTSHEGEGTSIELVLPMKDGEDERLEDQRFIN, translated from the coding sequence ATGGCACGCAGAGTACCAATTAAAGCAAAGATTATGATTCTATCGTTCGGTGTTGTACTCTTTTCAATCATCATTGCTGGAATCATTGCGACAGGGAAAATTTACGAAGAGAATGAAAATAAATTGGGTGAAAAGGGATTAAGTACGGGGAGAATTGTTGCGAATCTCCCTGAAGTCCAACAGTCCCTAGTTGAAAGTGAAGGATGGTATCAAATTAATCCGATTGTTAATCAAATTCGGACAGTTAATGGAGCGGATTACATTGTTGTTTTAGATGCTAATCGGATCCGTTACTCACACCCTGTCGAAGAGAAACTAGGAACTGTTTCAGCTGGGAAAGACGAAGGAGCGGCTTTTGCAGAACATAGTTATGTTTCAAAAGCGAAAGGAGAAATGGGTGTAGCCATACGCTCGTTTGTCCCCATTATGAATAAAAAGCATGAACAAATTGGTGTAGTTGTTGTTGGGAATATGCTCCCGGGTATAGCAAGCGTCATTCTAAGTATTAAATCAGAACTTATCCTTATTGCTTTCCTAGCTTTAGGGTTTGGGATGATCGGCTCCTGGCTTCTTGCAAGACAAATTAAGAAAGAAACATTCCAACTAGAACCTTATGAAATTTCCAGACTCCTAATGGAGCGAACAGCCACTTTCCAAGCAATGAATGAAGGTGTAATAGCTGTTGATTTGCAGGGGAAGATTATGATTTTTAATGATAAGGCAAAACACATTCTAGATATTATAGATGATGTGATAGACATGTCTATTGATGAAGTATTAAGCAATTCTAAGCTTAAAGAGGTTCTGACAGGAGAGCAAGCTCTTGATAGAGAAGAAGTTACATCCGGAAGAAAGGTGCTAATGATCAGCCGAGTACCAATATCTGTTGGAGAGGAAATAGTAGGGACAGTTTCGGTTTTTCAGGATCGCACAGAAGTTGCGCAGATGGCGGAAGAATTAACTGGAGTCAAAAATTTTGTTGAAGCTTTAAGGGTTCAAAATCATGAATCTATGAATCGCCTACATACTATTGCTGGCCTAATTCAACTTGATCAAAAAGAAAAGGCGTTAAATTATGTTTTTGATGTTTCTCAAAAAGATGAAGAGCTTTCAGGATTTTTAAGCAAGAACGTTAAAGATTACCGCATTTCGGGATTGCTCATCAGTAAAATGAAAAGAGCAAAAGAATTAGGAATTGAGCTTTCAATAAATCAAAACAGTAGAATGGAAAGGGCTCCACAATTAATAGATAGCCATGATATTGTACTTGTAATTGGGAATTTAATTGAAAATGCGTTTCATTCATTTAAAGGCCTGGAACGTAAAGAGAGAATAATTGAAATTAGTTTAATCGAATATGAGGGTGAGTTTGTCATTACTGCTGAAGATAATGGTTGCGGAATTCCAATGGCAATTCAGGATAGAGTGTTAACTAGAGGTTTTACTACGAAAGGAAGTCAAGGTAGTGGACTTGGGCTATATCTTATAAAGCGAACGATTGAAAAAGGAAAAGGAGAAATTTATTTAACTTCTCATGAAGGAGAAGGAACGAGTATAGAGCTAGTTTTACCGATGAAGGATGGGGAGGATGAGAGGCTTGAAGATCAACGTTTTATTAATTGA